CAATGCTTAATGGAAAAACCATTAGTGGTGCCCACGTAAAAATTCCGCTTAAAACCTTAAATCGCCACGGCTTAATTGCAGGAGCGACCGGTACCGGTAAGACTAAAACGCTGCAGGTCTTAGCTGAAAATCTTTCAGAAAAAGGAGTTCCTGTCTTATTGATGGATATGAAAGGTGATTTGAGCGGGATTGCAAAGGCAGGAGCTGGTCATCCTAAAATTGACGAACGCCATGAGAAAATAGGAATACCCTATACAACTAAAGATTTTCCTGTAGAATTACTTACGCTATCTGAACAAAACGGAGTGCGGCTTAGAGCTACCGTGAGTGAATTTGGCCCTGTATTATTCTCGCGTATTCTTGATGCTTCAGATGCACAAGCGGGTATTATTGCCATACTCTTTAAGTACTGCGACGATAAAAGTTTACCACTGCTTGATCTTAAAGATTTTAAAAAAGTATTGCAATACGCTACAGAGGAAGGTAAAGAAGAAATACAGGATTTATACGGAAGAATATCTACAGCTTCGGCAGGGTCAATTCTACGTAAAATTGTACAACTAGAACAACAGGGAGCAGATATTTTCTTTGGAGAAAAATCTTTTGAGGTTGACGATCTTTTACGTCTTGATGAGAACGGAAGAGGAAAAATTAATATCATAAGGCTAACAGACATTCAGGATCGACCGCAATTATTTTCAACATTTATGTTGAGCTTACTAGCAGAGATATACAGTACATTTCCAGAACAGGGAGATAGTGAACGACCCGAGCTGGTCATATTTATAGATGAAGCACATCTTATATTTAGGGAAGCCTCTAAAGCTTTGCACAATCAAATTGAAAGTATTGTCAAATTAATACGATCTAAAGGTGTAGGTTTATATTTTGTTACTCAAAATCCTACAGATGTACCCGAAGGTGTTTTAAGTCAGTTAGGATTAAAAATTCAGCATGCACTTAGGGCTTTTACAGCAAAAGACCGCAAAGCCATAAAACTTACTGCCGAGAATTATCCTGACTCTGAATATTACGATACCAAGGAAGTGCTCACATCTTTGGGTACCGGCGAAGCTTTAGTTTCGGCACTCGATGAGAAAGGTCGCCCTACTCCCCTTGCAGCTACAATGATGCGCGCACCCATGTCGCGTATGGATATTTTAACCCAGGATGAGCTTGATGATTTAAACCGAAAATCTACGCTAGTTTCTAAATACAACTCCACTGTTGATCGGGAAAGTGCTTACGAATTATTGAATGAAAAGATTAAAAAAGCAGAGAGTGCTGAGGTAAAAGAAAAGGCGCAACAAGAACGTGCAACAGTAAAACGTAGTGCTCGTACTTCTACCCGAAGCAGCACAACAGAAAAAGCAATAATTAAAGTGCTTACCAGCGCGACGGTAATACGTGGTGTTTTAGGTATCTTAGGAAAGATGATCAAATAAAAACAAACTAAACTCTAATATTCTAATGAAACGTATTTTACTCATAACCCTATTAACTAACCTTTTTCTCGTCTCTTGTAATTCTGACAATCCTTACAGTGTAACTGCAGACAGTGTGGGACCACTTACAAAAGAAACCACAACTTCTGAATTAAAAACACTTTTTGAAAATGACAGTGTTGTTGATCAAAACTCTGGATTGAGCGAAGAGCTTAATGTAAATGCAATCGAGATTTATGAAAAGGGCGGCAAACAACTTTTGAGTTTAATGCCTATAAAAGAAGGTACACCTAAGACAATACGCACAGTTCAAATATTTGATGCGCGATACACAACCCAGGAAGGCATCAATCTAAATAGTACGTTTAAAGATATTACTGAAGCTTACGATATCTCTCGTATTGAAACTCTAATTAGTAGCGTAGTGGTATTTGTAGATGATATCAATGCCTATTTTACGATAGACCGTAAAGAGCTAGCCGGAGAATTACGTTTTAATATGGATGCTAAAGTTTCTGAAGCGGAAATTCCGGATAACGCCAAAATTAAGTATTTTATGATAGGCTGGTAAGTCTTCAAACCGAACGTATTGTGAAAAACAAAAATTATTATATTCAAAAGAATCCTTTTATAGTACCTACAGATGACGGGAAGTATATAGGTGAACATTTCGGTAAAGCAAGCGATGGCAATTCAGATTTAAGTATTGCACATATGATTGCGCCGCCACAATGGAGTGAACCCTTTCAAACTCCAGAATTTGATGAATATACATTTATTATAGCTGGTAAAAAGCAATTTCTTATAAATGAAGAATCTATAATTTTAGAAGCAGGGCAGTCAATAAAAATTAATGCAGGCACCAGAGTTCAGTACAGTAATCCGTTTGACGAACCCTGTACATATATATCTGTATGCAAGCCTGCTTTTGATTTTGAGCACGTTAATAGAGAGAAATAGTTTCTCTATTTATTAAAATCCTATTAATTATAAGCCAAAGCATCGTTAATCTACGAGGCTGAACGTTTACATTCTGCTACTTTTGAACCATAACCAATACGAATTTCAATTATGATTAAGATTTTAGCTCTAGTTATGGTAATAGGAGGTGCAATTGCACTGGTTGCAGGTGTTTTAGGCATCTTCGGAAGTATAAGCACAGGACTTAGCCCTTGGGCAATGGCCATTTTAGGAGGCGTTTTCTTCTTATCTGGTATATCTCTTCTTAAATATAGAAAAGATACTGACGTGATAGATGCTGAAAACAAACGCTAGAAATATCATAACCCTTATATTTGACCCTCTTCAAAAGAGGGTTTTTTTATGAATAAACTTTTTATGAAAATGCTTCCTAAAATCTTAGGAAACTACGTAAACACTCTGGCGCTAGTTAGTCCTCAAGCGGCAGCAAAAAAGGCTTTTAAAATTTTTAGTAAGCCTAGAAGAGGCAGAATAGGTCCGCATCACGAAGATTTTTTAAAACCAAATCTTGAACCGGCTTTACAAATAGATGAGCTGAGTATTCAACCCTATAAATGGTCTGGTGGAGAAAAAACAATTTTACTCGTACACGGTTGGGAAAGTCACACGCATCGTTGGAAAGAAATGATTGTACGCTTAAAAAGTGAAAATTATACAATTATAGCATTTGATGCACCTGCACACGGCTACAGTACGGGTAAATATCTATACGTACCTATTTATGATCAAGTTTTAACTGCTATATTAGATAAATACCAGCCAGATTATATGATAGGTCATTCTATTGGAGGGATGACAGTTCTATTTAACCAAT
The sequence above is a segment of the Leeuwenhoekiella sp. MAR_2009_132 genome. Coding sequences within it:
- a CDS encoding helicase HerA-like domain-containing protein; this encodes MDQSEAFKEHIVQGNSFKGEFITVGAAMLNGKTISGAHVKIPLKTLNRHGLIAGATGTGKTKTLQVLAENLSEKGVPVLLMDMKGDLSGIAKAGAGHPKIDERHEKIGIPYTTKDFPVELLTLSEQNGVRLRATVSEFGPVLFSRILDASDAQAGIIAILFKYCDDKSLPLLDLKDFKKVLQYATEEGKEEIQDLYGRISTASAGSILRKIVQLEQQGADIFFGEKSFEVDDLLRLDENGRGKINIIRLTDIQDRPQLFSTFMLSLLAEIYSTFPEQGDSERPELVIFIDEAHLIFREASKALHNQIESIVKLIRSKGVGLYFVTQNPTDVPEGVLSQLGLKIQHALRAFTAKDRKAIKLTAENYPDSEYYDTKEVLTSLGTGEALVSALDEKGRPTPLAATMMRAPMSRMDILTQDELDDLNRKSTLVSKYNSTVDRESAYELLNEKIKKAESAEVKEKAQQERATVKRSARTSTRSSTTEKAIIKVLTSATVIRGVLGILGKMIK
- a CDS encoding cupin domain-containing protein; its protein translation is MKNKNYYIQKNPFIVPTDDGKYIGEHFGKASDGNSDLSIAHMIAPPQWSEPFQTPEFDEYTFIIAGKKQFLINEESIILEAGQSIKINAGTRVQYSNPFDEPCTYISVCKPAFDFEHVNREK
- a CDS encoding alpha/beta hydrolase codes for the protein MNKLFMKMLPKILGNYVNTLALVSPQAAAKKAFKIFSKPRRGRIGPHHEDFLKPNLEPALQIDELSIQPYKWSGGEKTILLVHGWESHTHRWKEMIVRLKSENYTIIAFDAPAHGYSTGKYLYVPIYDQVLTAILDKYQPDYMIGHSIGGMTVLFNQSQKSTFKPKKLVVLGAPDRLESILTDYQKILNLSDRVMNALENYFLKRFNFKTKDFSSSVFAKNIETPALIIHDKDDTITPASGSKSIHATYKNSEYIETKGLNHSLYDTKVNDQIVDFLKR